A region from the Mercenaria mercenaria strain notata chromosome 7, MADL_Memer_1, whole genome shotgun sequence genome encodes:
- the LOC123555961 gene encoding perlucin-like protein: protein MCRAFFHQPDLFTCIGCGGTCNGVDVLNGSTCFVQDDMACPRSWKQHRLCCYFFSSDKKSWTNALEACREKGGDLVEVNDVKEHNFLISTAPYLFLDGVEGYWIGLTDKERNDTFVWISSGQIPSFTMWSPTEPSHRWEDFDEDCAFYNATDYKRVWNDVSCEEELNYICERRQGVC, encoded by the exons atgtgTCGTGCATTCTTTCATCAACCGGATTTATTCACATGTATCGGCTGTGGTGGGACCTGCAATGGCGTCGATGTCCTAAATGGCTCGACATGCTTTGTACAGGATG ATATGGCATGTCCTCGAAGCTGGAAACAGCACAGACTCTGCTGTTATTTCTTCAGTTCCGATAAAAAATCATGGACAAATGCTTTG GAGGCATGTAGAGAAAAGGGTGGAGATCTTGTCGAGGTTAACGACGTCAAAGAACACAACTTCTTGATATCAACGGCCCCGTATCTGTTTTTGGATGGAG TCGAAGGGTACTGGATCGGTCTGACAGACAAGGAAAGAAATGACACATTTGTCTGGATATCATCTGGACAGATTCCTTCTTTTACCATGTGGAGTCCTACCGAGCCATCCCATCGTTGGGAAGATTTTGACGAAGATTGTGCGTTTTATAATGCCACCGATTATAAAAGAGTATGGAACGATGTAAGCTGTGAAGAAGAACTGAACTACATCTGCGAACGTAGACAAggtgtgtgttaa
- the LOC128558215 gene encoding uncharacterized protein LOC128558215 encodes MRTKVILFYRCHVSSELISNFTDNGDGTASATIEAFKFYNNDQIFLTCDLKVCPSGSTSCDTQCAGSRKREVGDIFKRSAPESETVGFYPKQVHNVLTVFDPRENSAMTVTPFGWSFVFTLTFVLCNRLASVF; translated from the exons ATGAGAACAAAggttattttgttttacagatgcCATGTAAGCAGTGAACTTATCAGCAATTTTACAGACAACGGTGATGGAACAGCGTCTGCAACAATTGAAGCTTTTAAGTTCTACAATAACGACCAAATTTTCTTGACATGTGATCTGAAGGTCTGTCCAAGCGGCTCGACCTCGTGCGAC ACTCAATGTGCAGGTTCCAGAAAGAGAGAAGTAGGCGACATATTCAAAAGATCCGCTCCGGAATCAGAGACTGTAGGATTTTACCCAAAGCAAGTTCACAACGTATTGACAGTGTTTGATCCGAGAGAAAACAGCGCCATGACAG TTACTCCATTTGGATGGAGCTTTGTGttcaccttgacctttgtgctCTGCAATCGTCTGGCCAGCGTCTTTTGA
- the LOC123555954 gene encoding uncharacterized protein LOC123555954 — protein MLVMDNHDSHISIAVIEKAISEGIVLLGLPGHSTHILQPLDVNIISPLKDAYTKVAAGLGYLNTAISVGKAKFPVVLKHATDKIAPATIVNGFAKTGICPFSPSVIDTSQIVEPTFRDDANGGPDEPEVRTCGTYGSYITNPLVRRGLISNSLANILVPPPTKPQNKQQKRTRVVAEGRLISSGNDMLSQLKEKEELAEKRRVNQKEGKRKWK, from the exons ATGCTTGTAATGGACAACCATGACTCTCATATAAGTATCGCTGTCATTGAGAAGGCAATATCAGAGGGTATTGTGCTTCTTGGTCTGCCTGGGCATTCCACTCATATCCTGCAACCTTTAGACGTCAAT ATTATATCACCGCTGAAAGACGCGTACACGAAAGTGGCAGCCGGTCTTGGCTACTTAAATACCGCTATCAGTGTTGGGAAAGCCAAGTTTCCGGTCGTCTTAAAGCATGCAACGGACAAGATTGCGCCAGCTACCATAGTCAACGGTTTCGCTAAAACTGGCATCTGTCCATTCAGTCCTTCTGTGATAGACACATCACAGATAGTAGAACCGACTTTCAGAGACGACGCAAACGGAG GACCAGATGAGCCTGAGGTGAGGACCTGTGGTACCTATGGGTCTTACATTACTAACCCATTGGTGAGAAGAGGACTCATTTCAAATTCACTGGCAAACATTCTGGTACCCCCTCCCACAAAACCACAGAATAAACAGCAGAAAAGAACACGGGTTGTAGCCGAGGGCAGACTTATCAGCAGCGGCAATGATATGCTGAGTCAACTAAAG GAGAAGGAAGAACTTGCTGAAAAAAGAAGAGTGAATCAGAAAGAAGGAAAAAGGAaatggaaatga